From one Bacillus sp. FJAT-42376 genomic stretch:
- a CDS encoding 50S ribosomal protein L7ae-like protein yields the protein MSYEKVSQAANIIVGTKQTLKALQQGSVKELLIAEDADPRITSAVAQMAKEKKVPVTEVDSMKKLGKACGIEVGAAAVAIT from the coding sequence ATGTCTTATGAAAAAGTATCACAGGCAGCAAACATTATTGTTGGTACGAAGCAAACGCTGAAGGCACTTCAGCAAGGTTCCGTCAAGGAGCTTCTCATTGCAGAGGACGCTGATCCCCGAATTACATCTGCCGTTGCTCAGATGGCTAAGGAAAAGAAAGTCCCTGTAACTGAAGTAGATTCTATGAAAAAGCTTGGAAAAGCTTGCGGAATTGAAGTTGGCGCCGCAGCCGTAGCCATTACCTAA
- the rpsL gene encoding 30S ribosomal protein S12: MPTINQLVRKGRVSKIEKSKSPALNKGYNSFKKEHTNVSSPQKRGVCTRVGTMTPKKPNSALRKYARVRLTNQIEVTAYIPGIGHNLQEHSVVLIRGGRVKDLPGVRYHIVRGALDTAGVDGRMQGRSKYGTKRPKAPKK; the protein is encoded by the coding sequence ATGCCTACTATTAATCAGTTAGTTCGCAAGGGACGCGTTAGCAAGATTGAAAAATCTAAGTCTCCTGCATTGAACAAAGGTTACAACAGTTTCAAAAAAGAGCACACTAATGTGTCTTCACCTCAAAAACGCGGTGTTTGCACACGTGTTGGTACTATGACTCCGAAGAAGCCGAACTCCGCGCTTCGTAAATATGCCCGTGTACGCTTGACAAACCAAATCGAGGTTACAGCTTACATTCCTGGTATCGGACATAACCTGCAAGAGCACAGTGTTGTTCTTATCCGTGGCGGACGTGTAAAGGATTTACCAGGGGTACGTTATCACATCGTTCGCGGTGCGCTTGATACTGCTGGTGTTGACGGCCGTATGCAAGGACGTTCCAAATACGGAACAAAACGCCCTAAAGCTCCAAAAAAATAA
- the rpsG gene encoding 30S ribosomal protein S7, whose product MPRKGPVTKRDVLPDPLYNSKLVTRLVNRIMVDGKRGKAQTILYSALDTIKERSGKEPMEVFEQALKNIMPVLEVKARRVGGANYQVPVEVRPDRRTTLGLRWLVNYARLRGEKTMEERLANEILDAANNTGAAVKKREDTHKMAEANKAFAHYRW is encoded by the coding sequence ATGCCTCGTAAAGGTCCTGTTACAAAAAGAGACGTATTGCCAGATCCACTTTACAATTCCAAATTGGTTACTCGTTTGGTAAACCGCATTATGGTTGACGGTAAAAGAGGAAAAGCACAAACCATTCTTTATTCTGCACTTGATACAATCAAGGAGCGCAGCGGTAAAGAGCCAATGGAAGTGTTCGAACAAGCGCTTAAAAATATCATGCCAGTTCTAGAAGTTAAAGCTCGCCGTGTAGGTGGAGCAAACTACCAAGTACCAGTAGAGGTGCGTCCTGACCGCCGTACTACACTTGGACTTCGCTGGTTAGTAAACTACGCTCGTCTTCGTGGTGAGAAAACCATGGAAGAGCGTCTAGCTAACGAGATTCTTGACGCAGCCAACAACACTGGTGCAGCAGTTAAGAAACGTGAAGACACGCACAAAATGGCAGAAGCGAACAAAGCATTCGCTCACTACCGCTGGTAA
- the fusA gene encoding elongation factor G — MAREFSLDKTRNIGIMAHIDAGKTTTTERILFYTGRIHKIGETHEGASQMDWMEQEQERGITITSAATTASWKGYRVNIIDTPGHVDFTVEVERSLRVLDGAVAVLDAQSGVEPQTETVWRQATTYGVPRVVFVNKMDKIGADFLYSVKTMHDRLQANAHPIQLPIGAEDNFEGIIDLVENVAYFYEDDLGTRSEAKEIPEDYQELAEEWRSKLIEAVAELDEELMMKYLDGEELTVDEIKAAIRKGTCDVEFYPVICGSAFKNKGVQLMLDAVLDYLPAPTDVPAIKGILPDSEEEVLRKSSDDEPFAALAFKVMTDPYVGKLTFFRVYSGVLNSGSYVQNSTKGKRERVGRILQMHANSREEISTVYSGDIAAAVGLKDTTTGDTLCDEKSLVILESMEFPEPVISLSVEPKSKADQDKMSTALTKLSEEDPTFRAHTDPETGQTIISGMGELHLDIIVDRMRREFKVEANVGAPQVAYRETFRAAAKVEGKFARQSGGRGQFGHVWIEFEPNEEGKGFEFQNKIVGGVVPREYVPAVQAGLEDSMKNGVLAGYPLIDVKAALVDGSYHDVDSSEMAFKVAASLALKNAISKCSPVILEPVMKVEVVIPDEYMGDIMGDITSRRGRVEGMDARGNAQVVRAMVPLSEMFGYATALRSNTQGRGVFSMHFDHYEEVPKSISEEIIKKNKGE; from the coding sequence ATGGCAAGAGAGTTCTCCTTAGACAAAACTCGTAATATCGGGATCATGGCTCACATCGACGCTGGTAAAACAACGACGACAGAACGGATCTTGTTCTACACTGGACGTATTCATAAAATTGGTGAAACGCACGAAGGTGCTTCACAAATGGACTGGATGGAACAGGAACAAGAGCGCGGAATCACCATTACATCTGCAGCAACAACTGCATCATGGAAAGGTTACCGCGTAAACATCATCGATACACCAGGACACGTAGACTTCACTGTTGAAGTTGAACGTTCCCTGCGTGTATTGGATGGTGCTGTAGCTGTACTTGATGCACAATCCGGCGTTGAGCCTCAAACTGAAACAGTTTGGCGCCAGGCTACTACTTACGGCGTGCCTCGTGTAGTTTTCGTCAACAAAATGGATAAAATCGGTGCGGATTTCCTTTATTCCGTAAAAACGATGCATGACCGCCTTCAGGCTAATGCTCACCCGATCCAGCTTCCTATCGGTGCTGAAGACAACTTCGAAGGAATTATCGATCTAGTAGAAAACGTTGCATACTTCTACGAAGATGACTTGGGAACTCGTTCCGAAGCAAAAGAAATTCCTGAAGATTATCAAGAACTTGCTGAAGAATGGCGCAGCAAGCTAATTGAAGCAGTAGCAGAGCTTGACGAAGAATTAATGATGAAATATCTTGACGGTGAAGAGCTTACGGTTGATGAAATCAAAGCTGCAATCCGCAAAGGTACTTGCGACGTTGAATTCTATCCTGTTATCTGTGGTTCTGCCTTCAAAAACAAAGGTGTACAATTGATGCTGGATGCGGTACTTGATTACCTTCCTGCACCAACTGATGTACCGGCGATCAAAGGAATTCTTCCGGATTCCGAAGAAGAAGTTCTTCGTAAATCCAGTGACGATGAGCCGTTCGCTGCTCTTGCGTTCAAAGTAATGACAGATCCATATGTAGGGAAGCTTACTTTCTTCCGTGTGTACTCTGGCGTGCTTAACTCTGGTTCTTACGTACAAAACTCCACGAAAGGTAAGCGTGAGCGCGTAGGACGTATCCTGCAAATGCATGCTAACTCCCGTGAAGAGATCTCTACTGTATACTCAGGCGATATCGCTGCTGCAGTAGGATTGAAAGATACAACAACTGGTGATACTCTATGTGATGAAAAGAGCCTTGTAATCTTAGAATCCATGGAATTCCCAGAGCCGGTTATCTCTCTATCTGTTGAGCCTAAATCAAAAGCTGACCAAGACAAAATGTCTACAGCTCTGACTAAGCTTTCTGAAGAGGATCCGACATTCCGTGCTCATACTGATCCAGAGACTGGACAAACCATTATCTCCGGTATGGGTGAGCTTCACCTTGATATCATCGTTGACCGTATGCGTCGCGAATTCAAAGTTGAAGCAAACGTAGGGGCTCCTCAAGTAGCCTACCGCGAAACTTTCCGTGCTGCTGCTAAGGTAGAAGGTAAGTTTGCCCGCCAATCCGGTGGACGCGGTCAATTCGGACACGTTTGGATCGAATTCGAGCCAAACGAAGAAGGAAAAGGCTTTGAGTTCCAAAACAAAATCGTCGGTGGGGTTGTTCCTCGTGAATATGTACCAGCTGTACAAGCAGGTCTAGAGGATTCAATGAAAAACGGTGTCCTTGCAGGATATCCGCTAATCGATGTAAAAGCTGCACTTGTTGATGGTTCTTACCATGATGTCGACTCCAGTGAGATGGCATTTAAAGTAGCAGCATCCCTAGCGCTTAAAAACGCTATCTCCAAATGTAGCCCGGTTATCCTTGAGCCTGTTATGAAGGTTGAAGTTGTTATTCCGGATGAGTACATGGGAGATATCATGGGTGATATCACTTCTCGCCGTGGACGCGTAGAAGGTATGGATGCACGCGGTAACGCTCAAGTTGTCCGTGCAATGGTTCCACTTTCTGAAATGTTCGGATATGCAACTGCGTTGCGTTCCAACACTCAAGGACGCGGAGTATTCTCCATGCACTTCGATCACTACGAAGAAGTTCCAAAATCGATTTCTGAAGAAATCATCAAAAAAAATAAAGGCGAGTAA
- the tuf gene encoding elongation factor Tu, with the protein MGKEKFDRSKTHANIGTIGHVDHGKTTLTAAITTVLAKRSGKGAAMAYDMIDAAPEERERGITISTAHVEYETETRHYAHVDCPGHADYVKNMITGAAQMDGGILVVSAADGPMPQTREHILLSRQVGVPYLVVFMNKCDMVDDEELLELVEMEVRDLLSEYDFPGDDIPVIKGSALKALEGEAEWEEKIVELMNAVDEYIPTPERDIEKPFMMPVEDVFSITGRGTVATGRVERGQVKVGDVIEIIGLAEEPKSTTVTGVEMFRKLLDYAEAGDNIGALLRGVAREDIQRGQVLAKPGTITPHTKFKAEVYVLSKEEGGRHTPFFTNYRPQFYFRTTDVTGICNLPEGVEMVMPGDNIEMTVELIAPIAIEEGTKFSIREGGRTVGAGVVATITE; encoded by the coding sequence ATGGGTAAAGAAAAATTCGACCGTTCCAAAACACATGCCAATATCGGTACAATTGGACACGTTGACCACGGTAAAACAACTCTAACAGCTGCAATCACTACTGTACTTGCTAAACGCAGCGGTAAAGGTGCAGCGATGGCTTATGATATGATCGATGCTGCTCCAGAAGAGCGCGAGCGCGGAATCACAATCTCAACTGCACACGTTGAGTACGAAACTGAAACACGCCACTATGCACACGTTGACTGCCCAGGACATGCTGACTATGTTAAAAACATGATCACTGGTGCTGCTCAAATGGACGGCGGAATCCTAGTAGTATCTGCTGCTGACGGCCCAATGCCGCAAACTCGTGAGCACATCCTTCTTTCTCGTCAAGTAGGTGTTCCTTACCTAGTTGTATTCATGAACAAATGTGACATGGTAGACGACGAAGAATTGCTAGAACTAGTTGAAATGGAAGTTCGTGACCTTCTTTCTGAGTACGATTTCCCTGGCGACGACATTCCAGTAATCAAAGGTTCTGCTCTTAAAGCTCTTGAAGGAGAAGCTGAGTGGGAAGAGAAAATCGTTGAACTAATGAACGCAGTTGACGAATACATCCCAACTCCAGAGCGCGACATCGAAAAACCATTCATGATGCCTGTTGAGGACGTATTCTCAATCACTGGCCGTGGAACAGTTGCAACTGGACGTGTTGAGCGTGGACAAGTTAAAGTCGGTGACGTAATCGAAATCATCGGTCTTGCTGAAGAGCCAAAATCGACAACTGTAACAGGTGTTGAAATGTTCCGTAAACTTCTTGACTATGCTGAAGCTGGAGACAACATCGGTGCACTTCTTCGTGGAGTAGCTCGTGAAGATATCCAACGTGGACAAGTTCTTGCTAAGCCAGGAACAATCACTCCACACACAAAGTTCAAAGCAGAAGTTTATGTACTATCTAAAGAAGAGGGTGGACGTCACACTCCATTCTTCACTAACTACCGTCCTCAGTTCTACTTCCGTACAACTGACGTAACTGGTATCTGCAACCTTCCTGAAGGTGTAGAAATGGTTATGCCTGGCGACAACATCGAAATGACGGTTGAGCTTATCGCTCCAATCGCGATCGAAGAAGGTACTAAATTCTCTATCCGTGAGGGTGGACGTACTGTAGGCGCTGGAGTAGTTGCTACAATCACTGAGTAA
- the rpsJ gene encoding 30S ribosomal protein S10: MAKQKIRIRLKAYDHRILDQSAEKIVETAKRSGANVSGPIPLPTEKSIYTILRAVHKYKDSREQFEMRTHKRLIDIINPTPQTVDALMRLDLPSGVDIEIKL; this comes from the coding sequence ATGGCAAAACAAAAAATTCGTATTCGTTTGAAAGCTTATGATCACAGAATTCTTGATCAATCTGCCGAGAAAATCGTAGAAACAGCGAAACGTTCAGGTGCTAACGTATCCGGTCCGATCCCGCTTCCGACTGAAAAGTCTATCTACACAATTCTTCGTGCGGTGCATAAGTACAAAGACTCTCGTGAGCAATTTGAGATGCGTACACACAAACGTCTAATCGATATCATTAACCCAACACCACAAACTGTTGATGCGTTAATGCGTCTGGATTTACCATCCGGTGTCGACATCGAAATCAAACTTTAA
- the rplC gene encoding 50S ribosomal protein L3 encodes MTKGILGRKIGMTQVFAENGDLIPVTVVEAAPNVVLQVKTAEIDGYEAVQVGFDDKREKLANKPSKGHVAKANTAPKRFIKEFRGVSAADYEVGQEVKVEVFSAGDTVDVTGTSKGKGFQGSIKRHGQSRGPMSHGSRYHRRPGSMGPVAPNRVFKNKLLPGRMGGERVTVQNLEIVKVDAERNLLLIKGNVPGPRKSLVTVKSAVKSK; translated from the coding sequence ATGACCAAAGGAATCTTAGGTAGAAAAATCGGTATGACGCAAGTATTTGCTGAAAACGGCGATCTTATCCCAGTTACAGTTGTAGAAGCTGCTCCAAACGTAGTTCTTCAAGTGAAAACGGCTGAAATCGACGGTTACGAAGCAGTTCAGGTTGGTTTTGATGACAAACGTGAAAAACTTGCAAACAAACCGTCTAAAGGTCACGTTGCAAAAGCAAACACTGCGCCTAAGCGCTTCATTAAGGAATTTCGTGGAGTAAGCGCAGCAGACTACGAAGTTGGTCAGGAAGTCAAAGTAGAAGTATTCTCCGCTGGAGATACAGTAGATGTAACAGGAACTTCAAAAGGTAAAGGATTCCAAGGTTCTATTAAACGCCACGGACAATCCCGCGGACCAATGTCCCACGGTTCACGCTACCACCGCCGCCCAGGTTCAATGGGTCCTGTTGCTCCAAACCGCGTATTCAAAAACAAACTTCTCCCTGGACGTATGGGTGGAGAGCGCGTAACAGTACAAAACCTTGAGATCGTGAAAGTAGACGCAGAGCGTAACCTTCTTTTGATCAAAGGTAACGTACCTGGTCCAAGAAAATCTCTAGTTACTGTAAAATCTGCAGTAAAATCCAAATAA
- the rplD gene encoding 50S ribosomal protein L4: MPKVTMLNQSGANAGEIELNDSIFGIEPNQAVLFEAVIMQRASLRQGNAKVKNRSEVRGGGRKPWRQKGTGRARQGSIRSPQWRGGGVVFGPTPRSYAYKLPKKVRRLAIKSALSSKVQDSKFVVLEDLTLDAVKTKEMASILKAISVEKKALIVTADVNEKVSLSARNIQGITVVAADGINVLDVLNHEKLIMTKAAVQKVEEVLA, translated from the coding sequence ATGCCAAAAGTTACTATGTTAAACCAAAGCGGAGCTAACGCTGGTGAAATCGAACTGAACGATTCTATCTTCGGTATCGAGCCAAACCAAGCTGTTCTTTTCGAAGCGGTTATCATGCAAAGAGCTTCCTTAAGACAAGGAAACGCTAAAGTAAAAAATCGTTCTGAAGTTCGTGGCGGAGGACGCAAACCTTGGCGCCAAAAAGGAACTGGACGTGCTCGTCAAGGATCTATCCGTTCACCGCAATGGCGCGGAGGAGGAGTAGTTTTCGGACCGACACCTCGTTCTTATGCTTACAAACTACCTAAAAAAGTACGCCGTCTGGCTATCAAATCTGCTTTGTCATCCAAAGTACAAGACAGCAAATTTGTTGTTCTTGAGGATCTGACACTGGATGCTGTAAAAACAAAGGAAATGGCTTCTATCCTAAAAGCTATTTCAGTTGAGAAAAAAGCATTGATCGTTACTGCTGATGTTAACGAGAAAGTATCCCTTTCTGCACGTAACATCCAGGGCATCACTGTTGTTGCAGCTGACGGTATCAACGTTCTTGACGTACTGAACCATGAAAAGCTAATTATGACGAAAGCTGCGGTGCAAAAAGTAGAGGAGGTGCTTGCATAA
- the rplW gene encoding 50S ribosomal protein L23, whose protein sequence is MKDPRDIIKRPVITENSTDIMADRKYTFEVDVRANKTEVKDAVEAIFGVKVAKVNVMNYKGKFRRVGRYSGLTNRRRKAIITLTADSKEIELFEV, encoded by the coding sequence ATGAAAGATCCTCGTGATATTATTAAGCGCCCCGTGATCACTGAAAATTCTACTGACATTATGGCTGACAGAAAATATACGTTTGAAGTAGACGTAAGAGCTAACAAAACGGAAGTTAAAGATGCTGTAGAAGCAATTTTCGGTGTGAAAGTAGCGAAAGTCAACGTTATGAATTACAAAGGTAAATTCAGACGCGTCGGCCGTTACAGCGGACTTACAAATCGCAGAAGAAAAGCAATCATTACATTGACTGCTGACTCTAAAGAAATCGAACTTTTTGAAGTTTAA
- the rplB gene encoding 50S ribosomal protein L2, whose amino-acid sequence MAIKKYKPTSNGRRGMTVSDFAEITTDKPEKSLLAPLSKKAGRNNQGKITVRHQGGGHKRQYRIIDFKRDKDGIPGRVATIEYDPNRSANIALIHYADGEKRYILAPKNLKVDLEIMSGAEADIKVGNALPLQNIPVGTVVHNIELKPGKGGQLVRSAGTSAQVLGKEGKYVLVRLNSGEVRMILATCRATIGQVGNEQHELINIGKAGRSRWLGKRPTVRGSVMNPNDHPHGGGEGRSPIGRKSPMSPWGKPTLGAKTRKKTNKSDKFIVRRRKK is encoded by the coding sequence ATGGCGATTAAAAAATACAAACCGACCTCCAACGGTCGTCGTGGTATGACAGTATCTGATTTTGCAGAAATCACTACTGATAAGCCGGAAAAATCCTTGCTTGCTCCGTTAAGCAAAAAAGCTGGACGTAACAACCAAGGTAAAATCACGGTTCGTCATCAAGGCGGAGGCCATAAGCGCCAGTATCGTATTATCGATTTTAAACGCGACAAAGATGGTATACCAGGACGCGTTGCTACAATCGAGTACGATCCAAACCGCTCTGCAAACATTGCGTTGATTCATTACGCTGATGGAGAAAAGAGATACATTCTTGCTCCTAAAAACCTTAAAGTTGATTTGGAAATTATGTCAGGAGCAGAAGCTGACATTAAAGTGGGTAACGCCCTTCCACTTCAAAACATCCCAGTTGGTACAGTAGTACACAACATTGAACTTAAACCTGGTAAAGGCGGACAGCTTGTACGTTCTGCAGGAACATCTGCACAAGTCCTTGGTAAAGAAGGCAAATACGTACTAGTTCGTTTGAATTCCGGAGAGGTTCGCATGATCCTTGCTACTTGCCGCGCTACAATCGGTCAAGTCGGCAATGAGCAGCACGAACTGATCAACATCGGTAAAGCAGGACGTTCACGCTGGTTAGGCAAACGCCCAACAGTTCGTGGTTCTGTAATGAACCCTAACGATCACCCGCACGGTGGTGGTGAAGGACGCTCACCTATCGGTCGTAAATCACCTATGTCTCCATGGGGCAAACCGACTCTTGGTGCTAAAACACGTAAGAAAACGAATAAATCCGATAAATTTATCGTACGTCGTCGTAAAAAATAA
- the rpsS gene encoding 30S ribosomal protein S19: MGRSLKKGPFVDDHLMVKVEKLNETEKKQVIKTWSRRSTIFPQFIGHTIAVYDGRKHVPVYVTEDMVGHKLGEFAPSRTYKGHGNDDKKTRR, from the coding sequence ATGGGTCGCAGCTTGAAAAAAGGACCTTTCGTGGATGATCATTTGATGGTTAAAGTGGAAAAATTGAATGAAACTGAAAAGAAGCAAGTAATTAAAACTTGGTCTCGCCGTTCTACAATTTTCCCTCAATTCATCGGTCACACGATCGCTGTATATGATGGACGCAAACACGTTCCTGTATATGTTACGGAAGACATGGTTGGCCACAAGTTAGGTGAATTTGCACCTTCTCGTACTTACAAAGGCCACGGTAACGATGATAAAAAAACAAGACGCTAA
- the rplV gene encoding 50S ribosomal protein L22 has product MQAKAVARTVRIAPRKARLVMDLIRGKQVGEAVAILRLTPKAASPIIEKVLNSAVANAEHNYEMDINSLVISEGFVDEGPTLKRFRPRAMGRASAINKRTSHITIIVSEKKEG; this is encoded by the coding sequence ATGCAAGCTAAAGCTGTCGCTAGAACAGTTCGTATTGCTCCTCGTAAAGCACGTTTGGTAATGGACTTAATTCGAGGAAAGCAAGTCGGTGAAGCAGTTGCAATCCTTCGTCTAACTCCGAAGGCAGCTTCTCCAATTATCGAGAAAGTACTAAACTCTGCAGTTGCAAACGCTGAGCATAACTATGAAATGGACATCAACAGCCTGGTTATTTCTGAAGGATTCGTTGACGAAGGTCCAACACTTAAAAGATTCCGTCCGCGCGCAATGGGACGTGCAAGTGCAATCAACAAACGCACAAGCCATATCACAATTATCGTATCAGAAAAGAAGGAGGGATAA
- the rpsC gene encoding 30S ribosomal protein S3, whose product MGQKVNPVGLRIGVIRDWESKWYAGKDYADLLHEDLKVREYINKRLNDASVSKVEIERAANRINVTVHTAKPGMVIGKGGTEVEALRKALNTLTGKRVHINILEIKRADLDAKLVADNIARQLENRISFRRAQKQALQRTMRAGAQGIKTMVSGRLGGADIARSEHYSEGTVPLHTLRADIDYGTAEADTTYGKLGVKVWIYRGEVLPVKKKSEEGGK is encoded by the coding sequence GTGGGTCAAAAGGTAAATCCAGTCGGTCTTCGTATCGGTGTGATTCGTGATTGGGAATCAAAATGGTACGCAGGCAAAGACTACGCTGATCTTTTACACGAAGATTTAAAAGTTCGTGAATACATCAACAAACGCCTGAATGATGCATCTGTTTCCAAAGTGGAAATTGAGCGTGCTGCAAACCGCATCAACGTAACTGTCCACACTGCTAAACCAGGAATGGTTATCGGTAAAGGTGGTACAGAAGTTGAAGCGCTTCGTAAAGCTCTTAACACACTAACTGGTAAACGCGTGCACATCAATATTCTAGAAATCAAAAGAGCAGATCTTGATGCTAAATTAGTAGCTGACAACATCGCTCGCCAGCTTGAAAACCGTATTTCTTTCCGCCGTGCTCAAAAGCAGGCACTTCAACGCACAATGCGTGCCGGTGCACAAGGAATTAAAACAATGGTTTCCGGTCGTCTTGGCGGAGCTGATATCGCTCGTTCTGAACATTACAGTGAAGGAACTGTTCCACTTCACACACTTCGCGCTGACATCGATTACGGTACAGCAGAAGCAGACACTACTTACGGTAAACTAGGTGTCAAAGTATGGATCTATCGTGGAGAAGTTCTTCCTGTTAAGAAGAAATCCGAGGAAGGAGGAAAATAA
- the rplP gene encoding 50S ribosomal protein L16, whose amino-acid sequence MLLPKRVKYRREHRGKMRGRAKGGAEVHFGEYGIQALEASWITNRQIEAARIAMTRYMKRGGKVWIKIFPSKPYTAKPLEVRMGSGKGAPEGWVAVVKPGKVLFEIAGVSEEVAREALRLASHKLPIKTKFVKREEIGGESNES is encoded by the coding sequence ATGTTATTGCCTAAACGTGTTAAGTATCGCAGAGAGCATCGCGGAAAAATGCGCGGCCGTGCAAAAGGCGGTGCGGAAGTACACTTTGGTGAATACGGCATTCAAGCTTTGGAAGCATCTTGGATCACAAACCGTCAAATCGAGGCAGCTCGTATTGCGATGACTCGTTACATGAAACGTGGCGGTAAAGTATGGATCAAAATTTTCCCTTCCAAACCTTACACTGCTAAGCCTCTAGAAGTCCGAATGGGTTCCGGTAAAGGTGCTCCTGAAGGATGGGTAGCTGTAGTAAAACCTGGTAAAGTATTGTTTGAGATTGCGGGTGTATCTGAAGAAGTTGCTCGTGAAGCTTTGCGTCTTGCATCTCACAAACTGCCAATTAAAACGAAATTCGTGAAGCGCGAGGAAATTGGTGGTGAATCAAATGAAAGCTAA
- the rpmC gene encoding 50S ribosomal protein L29 produces the protein MKANEIRDLTTAEIEQKVKSLKEELFNLRFQLATGQLENTARIREVRKAIARMKTVIRQREIAANNR, from the coding sequence ATGAAAGCTAATGAAATCCGTGATCTTACCACTGCCGAAATCGAACAAAAAGTAAAATCCCTTAAAGAAGAGCTTTTCAACCTTCGTTTCCAGCTTGCTACAGGCCAGCTTGAAAACACTGCTCGCATCCGCGAAGTACGCAAAGCAATCGCTCGTATGAAGACTGTAATCCGTCAAAGAGAGATCGCTGCTAATAATCGATAA
- the rpsQ gene encoding 30S ribosomal protein S17, with amino-acid sequence MSERNQRKVYTGRVVSDKMDKTITVLVETYKTHSLYGKRVKYSKKFKAHDEENQAKIGDIVRIMETRPQSATKRFRLVEIVEEAVII; translated from the coding sequence ATGAGTGAACGCAACCAGCGTAAGGTATATACTGGCCGTGTTGTATCCGACAAAATGGATAAAACAATCACAGTACTAGTTGAGACTTACAAAACTCATTCTCTATACGGCAAACGCGTAAAGTACTCTAAGAAGTTCAAAGCGCATGACGAAGAAAACCAAGCTAAAATTGGCGATATCGTAAGAATCATGGAAACTCGTCCGCAATCTGCGACAAAACGTTTCCGTCTTGTAGAAATCGTTGAAGAAGCTGTTATTATCTAA
- the rplN gene encoding 50S ribosomal protein L14 yields MIQQESRLKVADNSGAREVLTIKVLGGSGRKTANIGDVIVCTVKQATPGGVVKKGDVVKAVIVRTKSGARRTDGSYIRFDENACVIIRDDKSPRGTRIFGPVARELRENNFMKIVSLAPEVL; encoded by the coding sequence ATGATTCAACAAGAATCTCGCTTAAAAGTTGCTGACAACTCTGGTGCTCGTGAAGTACTGACTATTAAAGTCCTTGGCGGATCCGGACGTAAAACAGCTAACATTGGTGATGTAATCGTGTGTACGGTTAAACAAGCAACACCAGGAGGCGTTGTTAAAAAAGGAGACGTAGTTAAGGCTGTTATCGTTCGTACGAAGAGCGGTGCACGCCGTACTGACGGTTCTTACATTCGTTTCGACGAAAATGCTTGTGTAATCATCCGTGATGACAAAAGCCCGCGCGGTACGCGTATTTTCGGACCTGTTGCTCGTGAGCTTCGCGAAAACAATTTCATGAAAATTGTTTCTCTAGCTCCAGAAGTTCTTTAA
- the rplX gene encoding 50S ribosomal protein L24 has translation MHVKKGDNVMVISGKDKGKQGKVLEAYPKKDRVLVEGVNVVKKHSKPTQANTQGGIVSQESPIHVSNVMLIDPKSGEPTRIGYKTVDGKKVRVANKSGESLDK, from the coding sequence ATGCATGTTAAAAAAGGTGATAATGTAATGGTTATCTCTGGTAAGGATAAAGGCAAGCAAGGAAAAGTGCTTGAAGCTTACCCTAAGAAAGACCGTGTGCTAGTTGAAGGTGTGAACGTTGTTAAAAAACACTCTAAACCAACACAAGCAAACACTCAAGGTGGAATCGTCAGCCAAGAGTCGCCAATCCATGTATCCAACGTAATGCTGATCGACCCTAAAAGCGGCGAGCCAACTCGTATCGGCTATAAAACGGTTGACGGCAAAAAAGTACGTGTTGCAAACAAATCTGGTGAATCTCTAGATAAATAG